Proteins encoded by one window of Candidatus Polarisedimenticolia bacterium:
- a CDS encoding ABC transporter permease subunit, with protein MSNVLAIARRELSTYFVSPLAYLILAVFLLVVGLSFCLNLIAFANECLIYGTNPYFQQQLNVNEQVVRPLFGGFVPVFLLILFPAITMRLLPEERRQGTSELILTSPISSAQIVIGKYLGALAVSAVMLAGSLAFVGVLTSVSQPDLKSVASLYLGVFLLGATFLAIGLALSAFTDNQVLAYVLGVGALLVLWFLSGVSKSNSLNETLGQRAVEFLAGLSVIEHFPDFTKGVVDTQHVVYY; from the coding sequence ATGAGCAACGTCCTGGCGATCGCGCGGCGCGAGCTGTCCACCTATTTCGTCTCGCCTCTCGCCTATTTGATCCTGGCGGTTTTCCTGCTGGTCGTCGGATTGTCGTTCTGCCTCAACCTGATCGCCTTCGCCAACGAATGCCTGATCTACGGCACCAACCCTTATTTCCAGCAGCAGCTGAACGTGAACGAGCAGGTGGTCCGGCCCCTGTTCGGCGGCTTCGTGCCGGTGTTCCTGCTGATCCTGTTTCCCGCCATCACCATGCGCCTCCTTCCGGAGGAGCGCCGGCAGGGGACCTCGGAGCTGATCCTGACCTCTCCCATCAGCTCGGCGCAGATCGTCATCGGAAAATACCTCGGGGCGCTGGCGGTCTCGGCGGTCATGCTCGCCGGCAGCCTCGCCTTCGTCGGGGTGCTGACGTCGGTTTCACAGCCCGACCTCAAGAGCGTCGCCAGCCTCTACCTGGGAGTCTTCCTGCTGGGCGCTACCTTCCTGGCGATCGGGCTGGCCTTGTCGGCCTTCACCGACAACCAGGTCCTGGCTTACGTGCTGGGGGTCGGGGCCCTGCTGGTCCTCTGGTTCCTTTCCGGGGTCTCGAAGAGCAACTCTCTGAATGAGACGCTGGGCCAGCGCGCCGTCGAGTTCCTCGCCGGATTGTCGGTCATCGAGCATTTCCCCGATTTCACCAAAGGGGTCGTGGATACGCAGCATGTCGTCTATTAC
- a CDS encoding ATP-binding cassette domain-containing protein has translation MIEVKDLSKSFGERKALKGISFRVEKGEILGFLGPNGAGKTTTMRILTGFMPPTSGTAVVAGFDVVRDPREVKRRIGYLPEHPPLYKEMAVRSYLAFVARIKGVPRKNLAAAVESALDRCGLTEVKGRLIGNLSKGFQQRVGLAQAIVHSPEVMILDEPTVGLDPRQILKIRNLILSFRGEKTVILSTHIIPEVEKLCDRVAIINEGKIVALDHRARLATSLHDTERISVQFAADGPLPGKLESLEGVLRVVRDEGAEHRFLLEAAAGSGLSRRILEQAQAERWPLVEVAPLRPTLEEVFLKLTGEERGVRA, from the coding sequence GGAGAACGCAAGGCTCTGAAGGGGATCTCCTTCCGGGTCGAGAAGGGGGAAATTCTTGGCTTTCTGGGGCCCAATGGCGCCGGAAAGACCACCACGATGCGCATCCTCACCGGCTTCATGCCCCCGACCTCCGGGACCGCCGTCGTGGCCGGCTTCGACGTGGTCCGCGATCCCAGGGAGGTGAAGCGCCGCATAGGATATCTTCCGGAGCATCCCCCCCTCTACAAGGAGATGGCGGTACGCTCGTACCTCGCCTTCGTGGCGCGCATCAAGGGGGTGCCTCGCAAGAACCTCGCCGCGGCGGTCGAATCGGCCCTGGATCGCTGCGGGCTGACCGAAGTGAAAGGGAGGCTGATTGGCAATCTGTCGAAGGGCTTCCAGCAGCGGGTCGGCCTGGCGCAGGCGATCGTGCACTCGCCGGAGGTGATGATCCTGGACGAGCCGACGGTCGGTCTGGATCCAAGGCAGATTCTGAAGATTCGCAACCTGATCCTGTCGTTCCGGGGAGAGAAGACGGTCATCCTGTCGACCCATATCATCCCGGAAGTAGAGAAGCTCTGCGACCGGGTGGCGATCATCAATGAAGGAAAGATCGTGGCGCTGGATCACCGCGCACGTCTGGCCACCTCGCTGCACGATACGGAGCGGATCTCCGTGCAGTTCGCCGCCGACGGACCGCTGCCTGGCAAGCTGGAATCGCTGGAGGGGGTCCTTCGGGTCGTGCGCGACGAGGGGGCGGAGCACCGCTTCCTGCTGGAGGCGGCCGCCGGCTCCGGCCTTTCGCGGCGCATCCTGGAACAGGCGCAAGCCGAGCGCTGGCCGCTCGTGGAGGTCGCGCCGCTGCGTCCGACGCTGGAGGAGGTCTTCTTGAAGCTGACCGGCGAGGAGAGGGGGGTGCGAGCATGA